A single region of the Lepus europaeus isolate LE1 chromosome 1, mLepTim1.pri, whole genome shotgun sequence genome encodes:
- the ITM2C gene encoding integral membrane protein 2C — protein MVKISFQPAVAGVKADKADKGPAATPAAAPAPAAEILLTPAREERPPYHRAKKSSAGGVCYLSMGVVVLLMGLAFASVYIYRYFFLAQLARDNFFHCGMLYEDSLSSQTHTRMELEEDVKIYLEDNYEHINVPVPQFGGGDAADIIHDFQRGLTAYHDISLDKCYVIELNTTIVLPPRNFWELLMNVKRGTYLPQTYTIQEEMVVTEHVSDKEALGSFIRHLCDGKDTYRLRRRASRRRISKRGAKNCNTIRHFENTFVVETLICGAA, from the exons ATGGTGAAGATCAGTTTCCAGCCCGCCGTCGCCGGCGTCAAGGCCGACAAGGCCGACAAGGGTCCGGCGGCGACCCCCGCCGCGGCGCCCGCCCCGGCCGCCGAGATCCTGCTGACGCCGGCCAGG GAGGAGCGGCCCCCCTACCACCGTGCCAAGAAGAGCTCAGCGGGCGGCGTGTGCTACCTGTCCATGGGCGTGGTTGTCCTGCTCATGGGCCTGGCCTTTGCTTCCGTCTACATCTACAGATACTTCTTCCTTGCTCAG CTGGCCCGGGACAACTTCTTCCACTGTGGCATGCTCTACGAGGACTCGCTGTCCTCCCAGACGCACACCCGGATGGAGCTGGAGGAGGACGTGAAAATCTACCTCGAGGACAACTACGAGCACATCAACGTCCCCGTGCCCCAGTTTGGCGGCGGCGACGCCGCAGACATCATCCACGACTTCCAGCGG GGCCTTACCGCCTACCACGACATCTCTCTGGACAAGTGCTACGTCATCGAGCTCAACACCACCATCGTGCTGCCCCCTCGCAACTTCTGGGAGCTCCTCATGAACGTAAAG AGGGGGACCTACCTCCCGCAGACGTACACCATCCAGGAGGAAATGGTGGTGACGGAGCACGTCAGTGACAAGGAGGCGCTGGGTTCCTTCATCCGCCACCTGTGTGATGGGAAAGACACCTACCGGCTGCGGCGCAGGGCCTCCCGCAGGC GCATCAGCAAGCGAGGGGCCAAGAACTGCAACACCATCCGCCACTTCGAGAACACCTTCGTGGTGGAGACGCTCATCTGTGGGGCGGCGTGA